The genomic segment ACAACACTTAAGCAGATCTTGACTGAGGAATCATCCAAAGCAATAGAGCTATTGGATCAGACTGCCGAGATCATTGGCCAGGAACTACACAGTCTCAACTTTACAACATCACAAATCAGGGCCGTTTTTGGACGCGTTCGAACCATTGAGCAGATGGTTAATGTACCAGATGTTGATACAAAAAATGGTTCAAGCGAGGAGTCCATCAAATCCAAGCTATCGCTTCCGGTTTATACAGAACTCCGCCTGCTGCGTCCCAAGCTCGCCTATCAATATGGGCGAACCGGAGGCGAG from the Chloroflexia bacterium SDU3-3 genome contains:
- the csm2 gene encoding type III-A CRISPR-associated protein Csm2; this encodes MSDERAASSQWVKTKVSDTTLKQILTEESSKAIELLDQTAEIIGQELHSLNFTTSQIRAVFGRVRTIEQMVNVPDVDTKNGSSEESIKSKLSLPVYTELRLLRPKLAYQYGRTGGEDKRGKEKDNQKVAMGILQQVLSNAVAIVNDDAAAFQRFVSFFEAILAYHRYYGGKNS